One stretch of Tenacibaculum sp. MAR_2010_89 DNA includes these proteins:
- a CDS encoding glycosyltransferase: MSYIGMVVDASYPNDIRVRKEADALVAADKKVIVICPHRKNEVQIETINGVTVYRIGKNYSNFKKGILDIFESVFNVNPFFYFGIKKALIKYKIEYLHIHDLPLAGTGYLFKSRVKEIILDLHENYPEALKTWFSWKKNHLIKFKNFLFMNPKLWSKKERKYCLKYKNIICVVEEMKQKLVSNFDIDPSKLIVISNQEKKEFALNFKNEVLQNVINPDSFSITYVGGFGPHRGLDTAIKAMPEIVKSIKNAKLFLIGKGSTDVEEQLKNIVKENQMEKYVDFVGYRPFTEVSTIMKKSTVNIIPHKANEHTNNTIPHKLFQIMMSKSLLLVSSCKPLKRIVEKYDSGLVFKADDFNDFTKKILMIYKNKKLLEIKTENAYKAVMDEGENWDEESIKLVKFYNNL, translated from the coding sequence ATGAGTTATATAGGAATGGTAGTCGATGCTTCTTACCCTAATGATATAAGAGTAAGAAAAGAAGCTGATGCATTAGTAGCAGCTGATAAGAAAGTCATTGTTATATGCCCTCATAGGAAAAATGAAGTGCAAATTGAAACGATTAATGGAGTAACAGTTTATAGAATAGGAAAGAATTATTCAAATTTTAAAAAAGGAATTTTAGATATATTTGAAAGTGTTTTTAATGTTAATCCTTTTTTTTATTTTGGAATAAAAAAAGCGTTGATAAAATATAAAATTGAATATTTACATATTCATGATTTACCTTTAGCAGGAACAGGGTATTTATTCAAATCTAGGGTTAAAGAAATAATTTTAGACTTACATGAAAATTATCCGGAGGCATTAAAAACATGGTTTTCATGGAAAAAAAATCATTTAATTAAATTTAAAAATTTCCTTTTTATGAACCCTAAATTATGGTCAAAAAAAGAAAGGAAATATTGTCTTAAATATAAAAATATAATATGTGTAGTAGAGGAGATGAAGCAAAAGCTAGTATCAAATTTTGATATTGACCCTAGTAAATTAATTGTAATTTCAAATCAAGAAAAGAAAGAGTTTGCTTTAAATTTTAAAAATGAGGTACTTCAAAATGTTATAAACCCTGATAGTTTTTCTATAACTTATGTAGGTGGTTTTGGACCACATAGAGGACTTGATACAGCAATAAAAGCTATGCCAGAAATTGTAAAATCAATTAAAAATGCTAAGCTTTTTTTAATAGGAAAAGGGAGTACAGATGTTGAGGAGCAATTAAAAAATATTGTGAAAGAAAATCAAATGGAGAAGTATGTTGATTTTGTTGGATATCGACCATTTACTGAAGTCTCAACTATAATGAAAAAGTCTACAGTAAATATAATACCTCATAAAGCTAATGAACATACAAATAATACAATTCCTCATAAATTATTTCAAATAATGATGAGTAAAAGTTTATTATTGGTAAGTTCATGTAAGCCATTAAAAAGAATTGTTGAAAAATATGATTCTGGTCTTGTTTTTAAAGCTGATGATTTTAATGATTTTACTAAAAAAATTTTAATGATTTATAAAAATAAAAAGTTATTAGAGATTAAAACAGAAAACGCTTATAAAGCTGTAATGGATGAAGGTGAAAACTGGGATGAAGAAAGTATAAAGCTAGTTAAATTCTATAATAATTTATAA
- a CDS encoding glycosyltransferase family 4 protein, whose product MKVLIVTYYWVPAGGSGVQRWLKFVKYLRSFGIEPVIYTVENPNYPLVDTSLCIDIPENIEIIKSPILEPNNLLSRFKKKGSKTSAGFLNPNPTFFGKILQYIRANYFIPDARKFWVKPSVKKLKNYLKENTVDILITTGPPHSMHLIGLQLKKELGIKWVADFRDPWTDIDYFHQLPLTKKSIKKHHKLEKEVLKKADATLVIGKTMKENYCDYSNKIYVVTNGYDNEEDQKEKINLDVTFSITHIGLMNADRNPKILWEVLDEICKENIQFSNDLEIKLIGKVAKEIDETLEKYSFKGVKKINYVPHNEVLNYQKKSQILLLAVNNVPSAKGIITGKIFEYLQAKRPILAIGPENGDLAEILNVTNSGDIVSFDNKRKLKIIIANLYNSYKAQNLTVDSKDIGKFHRKELTRQLTEILKEINNS is encoded by the coding sequence TTGAAAGTTTTAATAGTAACATATTATTGGGTGCCAGCTGGAGGTTCAGGTGTGCAACGTTGGCTTAAATTTGTAAAGTATTTAAGAAGCTTTGGGATTGAGCCTGTTATATATACTGTTGAAAATCCTAACTATCCACTTGTAGATACTTCTTTATGTATTGATATTCCTGAAAATATAGAGATTATTAAAAGTCCTATTTTGGAACCTAATAATTTACTATCAAGATTTAAGAAAAAAGGATCTAAAACTAGCGCAGGATTTTTAAATCCTAATCCCACTTTTTTTGGTAAAATATTACAATATATAAGAGCAAACTACTTTATACCTGATGCTAGGAAGTTTTGGGTTAAGCCGTCAGTTAAAAAACTTAAAAACTATTTAAAAGAAAATACTGTAGATATACTTATAACTACTGGGCCTCCTCATAGTATGCATTTAATAGGTTTACAGTTAAAGAAAGAATTAGGAATAAAGTGGGTAGCTGATTTTAGAGATCCTTGGACAGATATAGATTATTTTCATCAATTACCATTAACCAAAAAATCAATAAAAAAGCACCATAAATTAGAAAAAGAGGTTTTAAAAAAAGCTGATGCAACTTTAGTTATTGGCAAAACTATGAAAGAAAATTATTGTGACTATTCTAATAAAATTTATGTAGTAACGAATGGATATGATAATGAAGAAGACCAAAAAGAAAAGATTAATCTAGATGTAACATTTTCTATAACTCATATAGGATTAATGAATGCCGATAGGAATCCTAAAATTTTATGGGAAGTATTAGATGAAATTTGTAAAGAAAATATTCAGTTTTCAAATGATTTAGAAATAAAACTAATAGGTAAAGTAGCCAAAGAAATTGATGAAACTTTAGAGAAATATTCCTTTAAGGGTGTAAAAAAAATTAATTATGTTCCACATAATGAAGTGTTGAACTATCAAAAAAAATCACAAATTTTATTATTAGCTGTAAATAACGTACCAAGTGCAAAAGGTATTATAACAGGTAAAATTTTTGAATATTTACAAGCAAAACGACCTATATTAGCAATTGGACCAGAAAATGGTGATTTAGCAGAAATTTTAAATGTTACTAATTCAGGCGACATAGTAAGTTTTGATAATAAAAGAAAGTTAAAAATAATAATAGCTAATCTGTATAATAGTTATAAAGCCCAAAATTTAACTGTTGATTCAAAAGATATTGGTAAATTTCATAGAAAAGAATTGACAAGGCAATTAACAGAAATACTTAAAGAAATTAATAATTCTTGA
- the wecB gene encoding non-hydrolyzing UDP-N-acetylglucosamine 2-epimerase has translation MKKIVTILGARPQFVKGAVLSRIIVEHNDFQEIIVHTGQHYDVNMSAVFFDEMKIPKPKYNLNINGLNHGAMTGQMMEKIEEVLYKEQPDAVIVYGDTNSTLAGALTAKKMNIKIVHIEAGLRSFNMEMPEEVNRIVTDRIADLLSCPTNSSLKNLKIEGFDSLPIKIEKHGDIMKDAVEFYSKLSEEKSTIINRLKLAENNFVLATIHRQENTDSKKSLESIFKALEEINKKTPVILPLHPRTALKLKEFEIESQITLIEPIGYFDMLELLKNCTMVITDSGGLQKEAFFNKKHCVIARTETEWVELVDNDYALITGFEKKKIIEAFNYFLTSTKLFDKELYGDNVGEKIYTSIKKLIQV, from the coding sequence TTGAAAAAAATAGTAACCATATTAGGAGCAAGACCACAGTTTGTAAAAGGAGCTGTGTTAAGTAGAATTATAGTTGAACATAATGATTTTCAGGAAATCATAGTTCACACAGGTCAGCATTATGATGTTAATATGAGTGCTGTTTTTTTTGATGAAATGAAAATCCCAAAACCTAAATATAATTTAAATATTAATGGACTAAATCATGGGGCTATGACTGGTCAAATGATGGAAAAAATAGAAGAGGTTTTATACAAAGAACAACCAGACGCAGTAATTGTTTATGGAGACACTAATTCAACTTTAGCAGGGGCTTTAACTGCTAAAAAAATGAATATTAAGATTGTGCATATTGAAGCTGGTTTACGGTCATTTAATATGGAAATGCCAGAGGAAGTGAATAGAATAGTAACTGACAGGATTGCAGATTTGTTGAGTTGCCCAACTAATAGTTCTTTAAAAAACTTAAAAATTGAAGGGTTTGATAGTTTACCGATTAAAATTGAAAAGCATGGTGATATTATGAAAGATGCTGTTGAGTTTTATAGTAAGCTTTCAGAAGAGAAATCGACTATAATTAACAGATTAAAATTAGCTGAAAACAATTTTGTTTTAGCAACTATTCATAGACAAGAAAATACAGATTCAAAAAAATCACTTGAAAGTATTTTTAAAGCTTTAGAAGAGATAAATAAAAAGACTCCAGTAATTTTACCATTGCACCCAAGAACAGCACTTAAATTAAAAGAATTCGAAATAGAATCTCAAATTACCTTAATAGAGCCTATAGGGTATTTTGATATGTTGGAGTTATTAAAAAATTGTACTATGGTTATAACTGATAGTGGAGGATTACAAAAAGAAGCTTTCTTTAATAAAAAGCATTGTGTTATAGCTCGAACAGAAACTGAATGGGTAGAATTAGTTGATAATGATTATGCGTTAATTACAGGATTCGAAAAGAAAAAAATAATAGAAGCTTTCAACTATTTTTTAACTTCAACTAAGTTGTTTGATAAAGAATTGTATGGTGATAATGTTGGAGAGAAAATTTATACATCAATAAAAAAACTAATTCAAGTATAA
- a CDS encoding lipopolysaccharide biosynthesis protein, whose amino-acid sequence MGIVLKQSLKNTLVIYLGFIIGGVNTVYLYDRFLTSEYYGLATYVFAASNLIMPIIAFGIHFTIVKFFSSYTSKIEKDKFLNLVLFLPLFIALPVGFLWDSVHDLIMNYVSKSNSKDNLIIENYTIYIYIIAVCCAYFEVFYSWAKVQLQSVFGNVLKELYNRVAVMSLLFAVSFDVITKQEFLFYMALAYVLRSILMMLYAFKLYIPKFSFGLPSNFKEVLKYTSYILLAGSAGAIVLDIDKVMIPGKEGFAMAAYYSVAVFIGSFIEAPSRAMTQILQPLTSKSINENNSKEVESLYKKSSINLLLIGGLFFILVNTNVSELFKIMPSDGYAGGEKVVLMISSAKLFLMLLGSNGAIINNSKFYRIVLPIGLGMALGVYFLNDYFYYNLNLSTDGLALATLIITFFFGGFKLWFVQNKLKMNPFTFKTIIMIFIIVLLYFIFNFWNFSIPEMSLLNFSIHPIINIVLKSILIIPIYIFIVYKLKISTQFNGLLNRFV is encoded by the coding sequence TTGGGAATAGTATTAAAACAATCGCTTAAAAACACTCTTGTTATTTACTTAGGATTTATAATTGGAGGTGTTAACACCGTTTATTTATATGACCGATTTTTAACTTCAGAATATTATGGGTTAGCCACGTATGTTTTTGCAGCTTCAAACCTTATAATGCCAATAATAGCTTTTGGAATTCATTTTACTATTGTCAAATTTTTTTCTAGTTATACTTCAAAAATAGAGAAAGATAAATTTTTGAATTTAGTTCTTTTTTTACCACTATTTATAGCTTTACCTGTAGGTTTTTTGTGGGATTCTGTTCATGATTTAATAATGAATTATGTTTCAAAGAGTAATTCAAAAGATAATTTGATTATTGAGAATTATACAATTTACATATATATAATTGCAGTTTGTTGTGCTTATTTTGAAGTGTTTTATTCTTGGGCTAAAGTACAATTACAATCGGTATTTGGTAATGTTTTAAAAGAATTATACAATAGAGTAGCTGTTATGAGTTTGCTTTTTGCAGTTTCTTTTGATGTTATTACAAAACAAGAATTTCTTTTTTATATGGCCCTAGCTTACGTTTTAAGATCGATATTAATGATGCTGTATGCGTTTAAGTTATATATACCTAAATTTTCATTTGGATTACCCTCTAATTTTAAAGAAGTATTGAAATACACTTCATATATACTTTTAGCAGGTAGTGCAGGTGCCATTGTTTTAGATATTGATAAGGTTATGATACCAGGTAAAGAAGGATTTGCAATGGCTGCTTATTACTCTGTAGCTGTTTTTATAGGGTCGTTCATTGAAGCGCCTAGTAGAGCAATGACCCAAATATTACAGCCATTAACGTCAAAGTCTATAAATGAAAATAATAGCAAGGAAGTTGAAAGTTTATATAAAAAGAGTTCTATAAACTTATTATTGATAGGAGGATTGTTTTTTATATTGGTAAACACGAATGTTTCCGAGTTGTTTAAAATAATGCCTAGTGATGGTTATGCTGGAGGTGAAAAAGTTGTTTTAATGATTTCTTCAGCTAAACTATTTTTAATGTTATTAGGTAGTAATGGAGCTATTATTAACAATTCTAAATTTTATAGAATAGTATTGCCTATTGGATTGGGTATGGCATTAGGTGTTTATTTTTTAAATGATTATTTCTATTATAATTTAAATTTATCTACCGATGGCTTAGCGTTAGCTACATTGATAATTACTTTTTTCTTTGGAGGTTTTAAATTATGGTTTGTTCAAAATAAATTAAAAATGAACCCTTTTACATTCAAAACTATTATAATGATTTTTATAATTGTTCTATTATATTTTATTTTTAATTTTTGGAATTTTTCTATACCTGAAATGTCATTATTAAACTTTTCTATTCACCCAATAATAAATATTGTTTTAAAAAGTATCTTGATAATTCCTATATATATATTTATAGTATATAAACTAAAGATATCAACACAGTTCAATGGTTTGTTAAATAGATTCGTATAA
- a CDS encoding Crp/Fnr family transcriptional regulator, which yields MNTIEQFLSEYKSSLSTTSKNKLESALTLKHYKKSDIIAGKNQKESKFFILKKGVVCSFLVDQKGKNYIRTLFTPISVIAPHKSLINAPNLNVDYYCLSDSIILETKLNLFLSLTEKNHDISILFSKILMQEYLKLITRVTQLTTLNATERYLMLKKTVPEIEKQIPLHQIASYLNVTAVQLSRIRRKLYSS from the coding sequence ATGAATACAATAGAACAATTTTTATCGGAATACAAGAGCTCTTTATCAACTACTTCGAAAAATAAATTAGAAAGTGCTCTTACTTTAAAACATTATAAAAAAAGTGATATCATAGCTGGTAAAAACCAAAAAGAATCTAAGTTTTTTATTTTAAAAAAGGGAGTAGTCTGCTCATTTTTAGTGGATCAAAAGGGTAAAAATTATATTAGAACATTATTTACTCCTATTTCAGTTATAGCTCCTCATAAATCATTAATAAATGCACCTAATTTAAATGTAGATTATTACTGTTTATCTGATTCTATTATTTTAGAAACAAAATTAAACTTGTTCTTGTCTTTGACTGAAAAGAATCATGATATTTCAATATTATTTTCAAAAATATTAATGCAAGAATACCTAAAGTTAATAACTCGAGTAACACAATTAACCACTTTAAACGCTACAGAAAGGTATTTAATGTTAAAAAAAACGGTTCCAGAAATTGAAAAACAAATTCCTTTACATCAAATAGCGTCTTATTTAAATGTTACTGCAGTACAATTAAGTCGAATTAGAAGAAAGTTATATTCAAGTTAA
- a CDS encoding WbqC family protein, whose product MALFIPTYFAPIAQYSKISQCDSVTFEFEDNFQKQTYRNRCYIYGANGKLSLNIPVKHKQSEGRKKTKDAMVENEFPWQQQHFKSLQSAYHTSPFFEFYEDDIHKIFSKKYSFLHDVVVDTHLFVADALQISESYSKTTCYDDTAKEDFRSLAIAKKGIKVEMDTYIQMFDDKHGFIPNLSILDLLFMEGPNAISFLEKISLNLR is encoded by the coding sequence ATGGCTCTTTTTATTCCTACTTATTTTGCTCCAATTGCTCAGTACTCTAAAATTTCACAATGTGATTCTGTTACATTTGAATTTGAAGATAATTTTCAAAAACAAACCTATAGAAACCGTTGTTATATATATGGAGCAAATGGGAAACTTTCTTTAAATATACCTGTAAAACACAAACAATCAGAAGGTAGAAAAAAAACAAAAGATGCTATGGTTGAAAATGAATTTCCATGGCAACAACAGCATTTTAAATCGTTACAATCTGCTTACCATACTTCTCCTTTTTTTGAGTTCTATGAAGACGATATTCATAAAATATTTAGTAAAAAGTATTCTTTTTTACATGATGTTGTTGTAGATACTCATTTATTTGTTGCTGATGCTTTACAAATAAGTGAATCTTACTCAAAAACTACTTGTTATGATGATACTGCTAAAGAAGATTTTAGAAGTTTAGCTATAGCTAAAAAGGGTATAAAAGTAGAAATGGATACTTATATTCAAATGTTTGATGATAAACATGGTTTTATCCCAAACCTTTCTATATTAGACCTATTATTTATGGAGGGACCAAATGCTATTAGTTTTTTAGAAAAAATTTCCTTAAATTTGAGATAA
- the lepB gene encoding signal peptidase I yields MTFTEWFIFFLIIQAIHFLGTWKLYVKAGRKAWEAAVPVYNAVILMKILNRPIWWVILLFVPIVNLLMFPIVWVETCRSFGFNKGKDTILAIFTLGLYIYYINYATNSSHIKNRSLKPPNVVDEWLSSIAFAVIAATLVHTYFMQPYTIPTSSLEKTLLVGDYLFVSKFHYGARVPMTTVAAPMAHDTIPGLGAKSFLSDDNPENKNSWKNKLSLPYMRLPALQKIKRNDIVVFSWPADSLKAMWGDNSGKFTYKPIDKRTNYVKRCVGVAGDSLEVRDGYVFINGKKTILPDRAKPQWFFEVDTEGKNFSRGAAEKYNIREWAPRDGKYILNLTDDEAALIKKDPIVKSITKTLRPKGHYDKSVFPHSPKYAWSSDNFGPIYIPKKGVTVKLNENSIPFYEQIIRRYENNNLTIFGNNIYINGKKATSYTFKQDYYWMMGDNRQNSLDARNWGYVPFDHVVGKPVMVWLSWDPKAKSFGEKLKSIRWDRMFTTVGGSGKPVSYLWVVIVLIAGYIFYSIRKSKKKA; encoded by the coding sequence ATGACATTTACTGAATGGTTTATCTTCTTTTTAATAATTCAAGCAATCCATTTTTTAGGAACTTGGAAACTATATGTAAAAGCAGGAAGGAAAGCATGGGAAGCTGCAGTACCAGTTTATAATGCTGTTATTTTAATGAAAATACTAAACCGTCCAATATGGTGGGTTATTTTATTATTTGTTCCTATTGTTAACTTATTAATGTTTCCTATTGTCTGGGTAGAAACTTGTAGAAGTTTTGGTTTTAATAAAGGAAAAGATACCATTTTAGCAATTTTTACACTAGGTTTATATATCTACTACATAAACTATGCTACTAATAGCTCTCACATAAAAAATCGTAGTTTAAAACCACCAAATGTTGTAGATGAATGGTTAAGTTCTATTGCTTTTGCCGTAATTGCTGCTACTTTAGTGCATACTTATTTTATGCAACCATATACTATTCCAACTTCATCTTTAGAAAAAACATTATTAGTTGGTGATTATTTATTTGTTAGTAAATTTCATTATGGGGCACGTGTTCCAATGACTACTGTAGCTGCTCCGATGGCTCATGATACGATTCCTGGTTTGGGTGCTAAGTCATTTTTATCAGATGATAACCCTGAAAATAAAAATAGTTGGAAAAATAAATTATCATTACCATACATGCGTTTGCCTGCGCTTCAAAAAATTAAACGTAATGATATTGTAGTCTTTAGTTGGCCTGCAGATTCTTTAAAAGCAATGTGGGGAGATAATTCAGGAAAATTTACCTATAAGCCTATAGATAAACGTACAAACTATGTAAAAAGATGTGTAGGTGTTGCTGGTGATAGTTTAGAAGTTAGAGATGGATATGTTTTTATTAATGGAAAGAAAACTATTTTACCAGACAGAGCTAAGCCTCAATGGTTTTTTGAGGTTGATACAGAAGGAAAAAACTTTAGTAGAGGTGCTGCTGAAAAATATAACATTCGAGAATGGGCTCCTAGAGATGGGAAATATATTTTAAATTTAACTGACGATGAAGCAGCTTTAATTAAAAAAGACCCAATAGTTAAAAGCATAACAAAAACATTAAGACCAAAAGGTCACTATGATAAATCTGTTTTCCCACACAGTCCTAAATACGCTTGGTCTTCAGATAATTTTGGACCTATTTATATTCCTAAAAAAGGAGTAACTGTTAAATTAAACGAAAATAGTATTCCTTTTTATGAGCAAATTATTCGAAGGTATGAAAATAACAATTTAACCATTTTTGGTAACAACATATACATTAATGGTAAAAAGGCAACATCATACACTTTTAAGCAAGATTATTACTGGATGATGGGTGATAATCGTCAAAACTCTTTAGACGCCAGAAATTGGGGATATGTGCCTTTTGATCACGTTGTTGGGAAACCTGTAATGGTTTGGTTAAGTTGGGACCCAAAAGCTAAAAGTTTTGGTGAAAAATTAAAATCAATTCGTTGGGATAGAATGTTTACAACTGTTGGAGGAAGTGGAAAACCAGTTTCTTATTTATGGGTTGTAATCGTATTGATTGCTGGTTATATTTTTTATAGTATCAGAAAAAGTAAAAAGAAAGCATAA
- the dapB gene encoding 4-hydroxy-tetrahydrodipicolinate reductase translates to MKIALLGYGRMGKEIEKIALQRGHEVVIKYSGEEDYNIKLADVAIDFSIPDVAFTNISNCINNTVPVVSGTTGWLDKYEDIVNLCDEKKGAFIYASNFSLGVNIFFELNKQLAKMMSSLEQYNITMEEIHHTKKLDAPSGTAITLAEGIIENTHKTSWELDKQVSENSIPIKAIRTPEVPGTHTVTYKSEVDSIDIKHTAHNRQGFALGAVVAAEWLANKTGVYTMNDVLNLG, encoded by the coding sequence ATGAAAATAGCCTTACTTGGATATGGTAGAATGGGTAAAGAAATTGAAAAAATTGCTTTACAAAGAGGTCATGAAGTTGTAATTAAATACTCTGGTGAAGAAGATTATAATATCAAATTAGCAGATGTAGCTATTGATTTTAGTATTCCTGATGTAGCTTTTACTAATATTTCTAATTGCATTAACAATACAGTTCCTGTAGTGTCTGGAACCACTGGATGGTTAGATAAATATGAGGATATTGTTAATCTATGTGATGAAAAAAAAGGGGCTTTTATTTATGCTTCAAACTTTAGTTTAGGCGTTAATATCTTTTTTGAGCTAAATAAGCAGTTAGCTAAAATGATGAGTTCATTAGAGCAATATAATATTACTATGGAAGAGATTCACCATACAAAAAAATTAGACGCTCCTAGTGGAACTGCTATTACGCTTGCTGAGGGTATTATTGAAAACACCCATAAAACATCTTGGGAATTAGATAAACAAGTTTCAGAAAATAGTATTCCAATAAAGGCCATCCGTACACCTGAAGTACCAGGAACACATACTGTTACTTATAAATCTGAAGTTGATTCTATAGATATTAAACATACAGCACATAATAGGCAAGGATTTGCTTTAGGTGCTGTTGTAGCTGCAGAATGGCTTGCAAATAAAACAGGTGTTTACACTATGAATGACGTGTTAAACTTAGGTTAA
- a CDS encoding DUF5683 domain-containing protein: MFQKKIILVFLGFFLSYNSYGQKKDTLAIKIKKSKFTTKKYNPLSPSKAAFYSAIFPGGGQIYNKKYWKAPIVWGAIGASIYYYTTNSNEYDRFRNAFKLRKQGLKDEFTDSNGDYIISTAGLENAQKVLRKNRDLSLLTGVLLYVLQIVEASVNAHLLQFNTDDNLSINPTISTDPMLIESPKVGLTFKYSF, encoded by the coding sequence GTGTTTCAAAAAAAAATTATACTAGTATTTTTAGGTTTCTTTTTATCGTATAACTCTTATGGTCAAAAGAAAGATACTTTGGCTATAAAAATAAAAAAATCTAAATTTACTACTAAAAAATACAACCCTCTATCACCATCAAAAGCAGCTTTTTATTCAGCTATTTTTCCTGGAGGAGGACAAATTTATAATAAAAAATACTGGAAAGCCCCTATTGTTTGGGGTGCAATTGGTGCTAGTATTTATTATTACACAACAAATAGTAATGAATATGATCGTTTTAGAAATGCTTTTAAATTAAGAAAACAAGGTTTAAAAGATGAATTTACTGACAGTAATGGTGATTATATAATATCTACTGCTGGTTTAGAGAACGCTCAAAAAGTACTTCGGAAAAATAGAGATTTATCCTTATTAACTGGAGTTTTACTTTATGTTTTACAAATAGTTGAAGCAAGTGTAAATGCACATTTACTTCAATTTAACACCGATGACAACTTATCTATAAATCCAACTATTTCAACTGATCCAATGCTTATTGAATCTCCAAAAGTTGGTTTAACATTTAAATATTCTTTTTAA
- a CDS encoding ParB/RepB/Spo0J family partition protein, with protein sequence MAKATKKQALGRGLSALLKETAEVNSASDKNADKLVGSIVELDINSIDVNPYQPRTYFDEEALRELASSIKELGVIQPITVRKLASDKFQLVSGERRFRASKLIGNKTVPAYIRLANDQEMLEMALVENIQRKNLDPIEVALSYQRLIDEIQLTQEELSTRVGKKRSTVTNYLRLLKLDPIIQTGMRDGFISMGHGRALINVDSATDQLNIYEKILRDKLSVRQTEELVKNLKAGTVTKAAKKKALPKYISESVNDFNEYFGNKIDVTVNNRGRGKISIPFTSEEDFNRIKNLLK encoded by the coding sequence ATGGCAAAAGCAACAAAAAAACAAGCTCTAGGTAGAGGGTTATCAGCATTATTAAAAGAAACCGCAGAAGTAAACTCTGCTTCAGATAAAAATGCAGATAAATTAGTAGGAAGCATCGTTGAACTAGATATTAATTCTATTGATGTTAACCCTTATCAACCAAGAACTTATTTTGATGAGGAAGCTTTACGTGAGTTAGCTAGTTCAATTAAAGAGTTAGGTGTAATTCAACCAATTACTGTTCGTAAATTAGCTAGCGATAAATTCCAACTAGTTTCTGGTGAGCGTCGTTTTAGAGCTTCAAAATTAATAGGAAACAAAACTGTTCCTGCATACATTCGCTTAGCGAATGATCAAGAAATGTTAGAAATGGCTTTAGTTGAAAATATTCAACGTAAAAACCTTGATCCTATTGAAGTAGCTTTATCATACCAACGTTTAATTGATGAAATTCAATTAACACAAGAAGAACTTAGTACTAGAGTTGGAAAAAAACGTTCTACTGTAACGAATTATTTACGTTTACTAAAGTTAGACCCTATTATTCAAACTGGTATGCGTGATGGATTTATTTCTATGGGACATGGTAGAGCTTTAATTAACGTTGACAGTGCTACTGATCAGTTAAATATTTACGAAAAAATCCTTAGAGATAAACTATCTGTTCGTCAAACTGAAGAACTTGTTAAAAACTTAAAAGCAGGAACAGTTACTAAAGCGGCTAAGAAAAAAGCTTTACCAAAATATATTTCAGAAAGCGTTAATGACTTTAATGAATACTTTGGTAATAAAATAGACGTTACTGTTAATAATCGTGGAAGAGGAAAGATATCTATCCCTTTTACTTCTGAAGAAGACTTTAATCGTATAAAAAACTTATTAAAATAA